The genomic DNA ATtgtatagaaagaaaatattttctaggtaattaaattgtctagaattaaatttcagaaaaaatgttaattgaaggtatttgattgacttaattttttacatataaattgTTATCTTTTTTAGTTTGTGAtgtttgattgtcattatttttcataaaaataatcacatacacacatgtagataatcaataatcaaatatacaaaataatcaaatatatgtatattcaaaaataaattaaatatacatacacaaaatattcaaaaaataaatcaaatatacatacacttAGCAAGTTCAGCCACAGCCATTGTTGTCGTTCAACCACAACCACTACCATTGTCGTTCAGCCACTACCATCGCCTCCATTGCTATGATGGCCGTCACCAGTCGCTGGATCGGGTTAatctctttcttttccattGATGGgcggtgtaataccccatgtttagataaggttgccacgtaataagtttagaataccgaaaaattgaattgatagcagttataagtaccgaatcaactgcagggagtgtctcggggtagaattatctaagaaaaatgatacagtttcgatgagcgttccgagatagaatttatggtatcgaaagaaatctgatcGGGAATatttttcggtacagctaaaatgcagctgccatttaggctgcaaaatcgaatcgttgcaggagactcccgaaaaatcaacggaaccctagggggctccaattttgcgtaatgagcaacccttcagtggtttcagaatGAAACGACAATCCGGTAaagacactggggcgaaatcgtcattttcaactaagaattggattattaattttgtgttttcggtattgtaatgcaaataaattcgatttttaagggcatagttgcaattagataattatttaagtgaaatggaaataaatttttagaatttaaatatataatttttattataatatagaattatatatatatgtatataaacgtGCTGTGCGTGCATAAGTGAGGCTGCCTTGCAAATGTAATGGCTTTGcgaagcttctgtgaagctttaatggccgagattttggccgcAAAATGGGGAGATTGTGGCAACGAGATTTGAGGGTATAGCAGCAAGATTTATGgagattttcatattaaatgatgTGCGTGGTGGGTAAGCAATTCAACAGTGATACTTTTGTGGAGCCACTGCCTATAAATTAGCAGTGATCGTGGCCGAGGGAGAGGCAGTGCGGGATCGtgggatggagagagagagagagagagatagaaagcaAATGAGGGCTAGAGAGCATCAAGCGACTGCCATAGCCGCAAGTCCaagcttccagcaagctcagccatggcagccgagcgaACAACATCAGCAGCGTGGAGACGCTGAAGCTCGAGGGAACAAGAAGCGCGCGGTAATGGCCAATGGAAGCTCGGTAGCAGGCGAGTAGCGGCTGTTCATGGAGGACAAGGTGCGGCGAGCAGCAAGCTGGAAGCTCGCAGGAGCTGCGAGCAGCAAGATCGCAGCGGCTGGTTCGCGGTAATGGTGGAGCTGGTTGCGCGCGGAGGAGTTGGTGGCAGCCATGGTGGTGGCTGGCGATGCCGGTGGCAGCGGGAGAAGGCCTAAGCATTGGCGGCGGATGGGCATGGCCGTGCCCAGCCCAAGTTTGGGCGTTGCAGAGAAGAATAGAGGAAGGTGGAGAATAAGGTgaataggaagaaaaaaaaaaaaagaaaggaaaataggaaaatggtggggaaaatcttagaaaatcccgaaaaaataggaaattatgtttcagttatattccggagattttggtaAGAAAAATGGCTCGGCCACGCGTTTCAAGGATGTGGatgcataccgagaaagccggagatgctaagttaaggtgagtaaaatttcctagaaaatttcataaatttaagaatattattttatgaattttcatagaagaatatttgagaaaatattttaaaaatatctagtttggatttattgaggaaaattaggaagaaatagaaaaaaattaaagaaaataccagaaattatggaaaaataggttttaatgtttatttaaataattatggtaattaggatactttgaggctgagGTTGAAGAggctcgtgcaaattttgaggttggcatgcaaatcgaggcaaggcatGGATATCaaggtagctcgataagcttgagaaggtaagtgatactccccaattaaaattagttttatggaaaatgcttggttagtaagtggtttatgttcctcgaaaatattttcattatattgacatgccctgatatgaatcaatcacatagactgcatacatgacatgattatgaaatgtataaatacacgttgatatcattgatcactcgcatttgaggccgtagggagtacaaaCTGGCACTGCTGTTCTATCAAGGgtacacccatacacctcagctTCGgaagagggggccgcaaaaatggtaagtagcatgaggggtgcattTGACACCTAtaatgaaagacattgcattcatgcacgaaatatgttttctatacccttacttagatgattcatcatctaacttgggttttgcccctggaatattcaaacgttccaggtggagattgtagcagatacgaggataaatgagacataaaatggcacttagcagagtgcatgagaaatgaaatgtatgtaacatAGCCCATGTTtttaaattctgctactttagattctgaatattttgaggaatgttgaaggtgtaagaatttatttatgattaatattaagatattaggtttcgatatttgtttccgcatttgatgtgcataatgattctctttcgagaaaaatgattggaaattctgggatggattcaaggaatgatatgatttagttttagtatttgaaagaaaaaatttattgtcttagaattgtctcaatttataacgcgcccgaaaaAGCGAGGCGTTACAGGCGGTCGCTGTTACAAGTCATTGTCATTGCAAGGCTCTAGATCTAGCTGATCCTTTTCTTCTCTGTTGATAGGCAGTGGTGGGCCATGGTGAAAAAGGAATTTCAGCTATGTGGTGAGTGAGTTTTTccatttctatgaaaaattccatctatCTCCCATGAGAAAACCAATTTCAGCAAAAGTGGGAAATAACATCATGTGACCAcaagtgaaaaaatattttttttgaaaaatttgaccaatcaaatacctcaaaaattgaaatttaaatgaaaaataatcattttctataaaaaatatgactAATCAAACAAACCCTCATTATCATTTCAAACTTTCAATATCATCCATGGGAAAAGAAAGTAAGACACTGACTATTCAATATCACATCACATGTAATGAAACATAGTAGCAATTTTACtaaaatagtgtttgttaaataagatttatataaaaaaatataagatatggaaaatatttcaagcttttattattttcaattagttttttaaatatatctaACAACTATTGAAAAGAAAGTCAAGTAACTTTTtatctcaattttttcaaatatacttATCTCCACTCCCTCCCCTCCTCAagataatcatattttttttcttaccgaTAAGAAAAAGTGACATttgtatttttcaatacattctaaaaaatttaacaaataatttgataaaaatcttagaatatttttcaatcttattttgaccatttcatattttgttctAGAAAATATTCTAACTTTATTTTGGTACatctttatcttattcattttagcAAACGCTAcctaaaaagaaaaggataaatgacaaaaaaaattcaaacaatttCGCGAATTTGTAACTTTATCCAATCGTTTCAAATATTGTATAAATTGTATCTCAATTGACTCAATTTTATCCAACACCTAAAGTCGATTTATGAGACTTGTGTCATTGCAGACGTGGCAAGCCAcatgtcattaaaaaaataaaaatatgagtgAGACTCACATGAATacacaaattatttttcatattactttttattctttcttatgTGTATTTGTGGGTtccattcatattttttattttaatgatacATGATGTGTCAAATCAAAAATGACACATGCCTCGCAAATagattagataaaattacacttaatttAGCtaattgagaaataatttttaaaattgaaacgGTTGAATAAAgttataaattcataaaaaaaaattgaattttttttttttgggttgctATTTAcccaaaagaaaatcataataaacgTTACACCGTATTATATGATGGAACATAAATATATCACCGGCCAACAATCTTATCTCACCAAGTAATTAAGGGGGGTGACATGTTGTACCATATGATCATCAcataaaataatgtatttttaattgttaattaacAAATATGTAAAAGAATCTACCCTCGATCCAATTTTAAATCTGATATCGGACCTACAAATAGCCCTTTTCGGGTAAACGGGGTTCCAACACCATTCCTTTAAACCCCACTATTAGGGAAGAATATATATCAAGGAATACCAATTCTTCCTTGATGATcatcaattatatttatactgAATAAAGACAGTttcaaatgcatatatatagaatattaagacttattttaaatatctaattACTCGAAAAGTTACAAATATTTTCTGGGCCAGTCTGCTGATTCTCTTACCTCATGCTGCaatatatatctgtatatatatatatatatatgcatggccATGGATTAATAATATCTCTGAAAAATCTAAAAGTGCGAGGCCACGAAGATGAAGGGCCTCTCGATCTCAGAACTACTGCATTGCATGGCATATATGGCATAAGAGTACCAGACGACCAAAGCCAGCTCTAGCTCTTGTGGCCCTAGCTAGCTAggtagctttatatatatatatatattaaagaccAAACTCATGAGAAGACAAATTCGGATCTCTCCTTCCCCATCCCTTCATTTGGATAGGATGCCATCTTTTCCACCCTACAGCTTCCATGCAtgaattttccctttttttctggATATATATGAACcccaatatatattaattaagctatacatatacatatatatatatatagagagagagagagagagagagagagggatgatACATAGAAGCCCATGCAGGGGAGGAATTTAAGAGGCattgagattgaaaaatagCTATCATTGGAGTTACAGATAGAAATAGTAAATTTAAGATCTCAACTTCGGACGtctcattaatttatttgacacatttattaattttttttttattttctacgtGAAAAGTACACTTCCAACAAGGGGAGGGCTGCTATCCGGCATAtcctataaatatatatatatatatatttattataaaacattgtttagcatttaattaatttgtgcaaattagttttgaagtggggattaatgtgttaattaaatACCAAATAGCCAGCCAATCACATGAACTATTTGTACCCATCCAATCCATTCGATGCCCCTCTTTATgtatcatcattatcatcatcttcTAGCAACAATTATTTGAATGACAAATTTTACCCGATTTGTAACAAATACCAATGTGGGTAAGGTGCTCACAGTCACATCTATTCATTCATATGATCATATAgactttattttattcattttgcaTATATAGAAGAATACAGGGCCGGCCAGCCAAAGACACTACAGGCACAGGAAACGGAAAGAAGGTAAACCCAATGCCAATTAATCCACTACCATTCATTCCTATTAGAACCATTAGTTTGTCCCAAAAAACCACACCATATATACCTACCTACCTGTTACTGAACTCCAGTTTTGGTGATTGGAGATAATAAGAGCAGAGAGGCACACCAATACAGATTTATCTCCCTACCCTCAATTACTGGTGAGCCTATAATTGAGTCTGTTTATGATTCTTTAATCAAGTTATCTTACGAGTTAACAACCCAAATTTTATTGAGTTTTAACTTGACCCAGTTACAAATCGAGTTTCAAATCTAAACTCCACTTTTGGTGATTGGAGATAATAAGAGCAGAGAGGCTCACCAATTCAGTCCTAGCAAACCCTCAAATGGTGACAACTGACGAATTGAAAGACTATACATTTGCCCATCAGAGGGGGAAGAAAAGCTTTATATTCTATGCAGCGATCGACAGTTTGGCACGGAGAATCATTGATTTAGATGCCAAATAATGCAGTCAGCAATGAAGATAAATATAGCATAAAGCAAATCGTCCATTGTCGCCACATTCTATTGTCCTTGGGACAGAAATTAATCAAATGCTGGAGTTGAAACCCTAACCACACTAGTAACCTAAAGCCACCAGTACGAGTTAAGCCCAAGGCACAATGGCACACTAGGGGAGATCAAATCCAAGATATTGATGAGTTCAAAGTTCATCCCAAGGTTTACACCCACCCACTCTGCTTGGATAACATACGCTCGCTGCTAATTAATCCTAACACAGTTTACCATAGCGACTAGAATGAAATCTAGAAGAAAATTTGAATTCCCCTCCAAATGGTAAAATTAACACCTCtgctctcccccccccccccccccggcggggccaaaaaaaagaaaagaaaagaaaataaaagtttcATGGCTTGACCTAAACAAATGAACAACTACTTGAAACACTATGATTCATGATAATTGTACTTTACTAAGAGACCAGTTAAATAACAAACATGAATAGTTGAATTAACTGCAAACATGAAACCATAGCACAATATCATCGTCATTCATTACAGAACGGCGGCATCTGCAcgcaagaataaaaaattatcctcAAACCCAATTACCATTCCAAGAAGAAACACTACAACACTACAACTCATATCAAGCAATGCTGCGAGAAAGAAGAATATCTAAAATCATATGCTATTATAGATAAGTCTTTACACTAAGCGTTAAGCAAAATTATAAAGAGTTCAGTGTTTATACGAGGGacaacaaaatcataatttgaaaagaaaaaatacaaaccACTAGCATCTAGaaaagcatatttttgtttcttaaacCTTTACATTTTTTCTTGTGAAAGAATGGAAAAAACAAAGAGTTAGTCAAATCTGGTTCTTGTATGAAGGGTTGAAATACAGAAGACACTTGAATCAGATTGTTCTCTTTCCTAAATGGTATCCAGCAAAaattattacataaatttttcaaaactcaGGAGTAAGCAGGAGAAACAACAGGAAGTATAGCAATGGCATCTACATAAAAAGTCAACTAATCACATCTCAAACAACTTCGAGATGGCCACCGTTATCATGTTCTAAGAGCAATTAACATACAGACATGCAAAATTATAGTGCAAGATTAGagccatctaaaattaaatcataCCCAATTCCAAGAACCAAACTTTATTTCCAAATCAACATAGCCCACTAACCACAAGTCCAATCAATATATCAAGGGCCTTAATGCAAATCATTGTAATCATCCGATAATACATGAAAATCCCATATGTTACATGAAAATCATCCGATAATATTACTAATACCGTCCACGATCAGCCCGCCAAGCACTTCTCCCATCAGCCCACCCAACAGCCCAATCTCAAACCTGTTGTTTGCCGCCGGTTGCTGCGCTGGCTGCGGGTACCCATATCCTGGTTGCGGCGCGTACGCGTACCCAGGCGGTGGATAGCCCCCATAAGGATGCGGCGGCGGGTACACGTAGCCCGGATGCGGCGGCGGGTACCCGTAGGCCGGAGGCGGTGGCGGGTACATGTAGCCCGGATACAGTGGTGGATATGCCCCAGTATTGTAGGGCGGTGGCGGCGGAGGTGGATATGCCCCAGTATTGTAGGGCGGTGGCGGCGGAGGTGGATATGCCCCAGTATTGTAGGGCGGTGGCGGCGGAGGTGGGTATCCATAGCTCGGCCCCGCCTTAGCTGCTACCAATGAATCCCCCATCGCAGTACCCGGATACGCCGTCGACGGTGCATCATGCTTAGCGGCAGCCGATCCGGCGAATTTCTCCCCCCACTTGTAGGAAAAACTGAGCTCGCCCATGGGCTCGCCGGAGAGCTTTATCACCGGGCAAGTAAAAGACTGGAGTTTTCCTGTGTCGATGGAGTCGGTGAGCTTCTTGACCGGGACGTAGCCTTGAACGACGTCCTTGTCGAGGCGGAGGTTGAAGATGAGGGTGAGGCGGTTCTGGCGGAGGGCGGACTCGTCGACGGTGAACTGCATGGGGAAGTTCCGGGTGGGGTTGGTGTTGCCTTCTCTGTCCACGGCGGTCTTGGCCGGCATGACGTTGATCTCCACCGTTCGAAAGTAGCACCCCATCTTGATCTGAATCCGAAAATTCAACTCACTGAACCTCACAATTTGTGtatctgagagagagagagagagagagagagaggagggggggaTGAATAAGCATTCTTCCAAGCGCACGAATTCACTGTCACACCATCATTTTACTCTTGTCCTCTTGTACAGTTGTCCATGCGAACCCTTCACGCTCACCTACCACCCTCTCATGATATATGGTTAGATAACACTTTCATATTTCagataatttaagaaaaatataatttctagtAATGAGTGATTCCACAGCCTTCCAATACCGTATTCAAATGATctgtaagtattttttttattttaaaatttattaattaacttatGAAATCATAATATGCAAGATATCAATGGCTGGCCTCCATTGAAGGTATCAAAGGCCTCAAGTTTTAGGGAAACTACGGTTGTTTTGcgaataaatataattaatgctTTCATGAAATGTTGAACTAAATGGTTTTTGCATAAAATTAACTTCTTTTGATCTTTATGTGTGCAGATTGTTATAATGCTCACTTCAGATAATATAACGTTTGTTCAAGATGATAAAATCTCTCGTACATActtataaattcataattttataattttattctcctAACATTTAGTTTATTTAGTATGTTTTAggttttatagtgtttgtttataataatattttatatataagacaTTAGTGgtaaagtttaataaattatgtttaaaaaaaataaaaataaatctcacacatttattattttttttacatatatttatataaattttatttattaattttgtaaaaaagatAACGAAGTATTGGAGCAAAAGTGAAGCAGTGAGCCATGCATGAAATTAGAGTTGAAATTGGAGTTGAATTGaagattaaatataatattttaataaggGCTCACATGTGCAATTGAAGTTAAAATAGAATCCTATAAAGCTGTGACGTTGAAGGTACAATTGAAAGCAacaatctatataataaaacagaacGGTTTTTGAATTGTctccaatgtatatatattttgatggcTGAGATCAGTTTCTCATAAattgatggttgagattaaaatttttcccgcccattCACTCACTCActgtgtgtctctctctctacacTTCTGTTTTTCTGTCCCACAGACCCGGGGCCCCCCCCTCCCGCCCTCACATCTCATTTCTCCCTCGCCCACTCCCTCACTcaatgtctctctctctccctctcttctctcacagacccacccacccacgccGTGCCgcctcccccctcccccaatcACCCCATCTCGACTTCTTCCTCTTGGACTTCCCCATATAGGCCTCACTATCTACCGAGGGAGGGGCCCATTGGCTTTACCGCCGCCTCCAGCCCGCGGTCCTTGCGCTGTCGCCGCC from Diospyros lotus cultivar Yz01 chromosome 4, ASM1463336v1, whole genome shotgun sequence includes the following:
- the LOC127800613 gene encoding protein SRC2 homolog; this encodes MGCYFRTVEINVMPAKTAVDREGNTNPTRNFPMQFTVDESALRQNRLTLIFNLRLDKDVVQGYVPVKKLTDSIDTGKLQSFTCPVIKLSGEPMGELSFSYKWGEKFAGSAAAKHDAPSTAYPGTAMGDSLVAAKAGPSYGYPPPPPPPYNTGAYPPPPPPPYNTGAYPPPPPPPYNTGAYPPLYPGYMYPPPPPAYGYPPPHPGYVYPPPHPYGGYPPPGYAYAPQPGYGYPQPAQQPAANNRFEIGLLGGLMGEVLGGLIVDGISNIIG